The DNA sequence GGTTATTTATCTGCTATGATTAAGaaccttgattttgtttttatgtcagGAATAAATATTTAGCTCTACTGAATGTATTGAATGTGGTGTTAGATTGGGGCTTTATTAATTATTAGTAGCAtaggaaaggggagagaattGCTTGCAGTTATTTGGGTGTTAATGGAAGAGAtaggaaaaaaacacatcttTGAAGGCAATGGATAACAGAAGTCCATGCGGTCAGTGGATAATGTAGCATAGCTCTCTAGAGGATAGAATCTGGCATCGGATACAGGTTCACATCTTAGCTTACTGCATAATATCTGAATGAATTGGTATTATTATCTGAACCCACACATTTTTGATCTCCATATATAAATGAGTATCAGAAAAATCACTATTGGGTTATTATGAATTAAATGCATgcatgaagcatgagagactatggactctgagaaacaaactgagggcttcagaggggaggggtgtgggggaatgggataggctggtgatgggtagtaaggagggcacgtattgcatgctgcactgggtgttatacgcaactaatgaatcatcgaatttatatcaaaaaccagggatgtactgtatggtgactaacataatataataaaaaatgttttaaaaatatatatatatattcttttcaaacactaaaataaataaataaataaataaataaatgcaaatgttcATAAAAATTCCAAACTTTTAGTATGCTCTCATTAAATATCATTTGAATAATGATACTGGTTTTAATCCAAAAAGATTTGAGACATTAACTTCAAAAATTCCTCTGTAACctacatattttttcatgtaaaaatactctaaaaattgTTAAAAGTACTAATAAAAATGCCTTATGGTCTGTATCATTTCAGATGAATTAAGTTTCTATTGTGTCTCTGGACTCAATTCAACTTCATGGAAAATCAAAACAATGTCACGGAATTTGTTTTCATGGGACTGTGGGGAAATAGGCAACTAGAGCTACTGTTCCTTGTCCTATTTCTGCTCTGCTACCTGGCTGTCTTAATGGGAAACTTCATCATCTTACTCACAATCACCTGCAGCCACCTAATCGAACAACCAATGTACTACTTTCTCTGTCACCTTTCCCTCATGGACCTCTGCTACACGTCCACTGTGGTCCCCAGACTAATCAGGGACTTAGGCGcagcaagaaaaaacatttccTATAACAACTGTATGACACAGCTCTTCACTGCCCACATGCTGGGGGGTGTGGAGATATTCATCTTGGTGTCCATGGCTTTAGACCGCTATGTTGCCATTGTCAAGCCCCTGCACTACATGGTCATCATGAACCGACGGAGGTGTAACATGTTGATCTTCGTGGCCTGGGGTGCAGGTTTTTGGCACTCTGTTTCTCTACTGCTGGTGGTACTCAGTTTACCTTTCTGTGGTCCTAATCAAATAGATCACTACGTATGTGATGTGAAGCCTCTTTTGAAACTGGTGTGCAAAGACATTCATGTTGTTAATATCTTAGTGATTGCAAATTCGGGAATGGTGGCGGTTGTCATTTTTCTTGTCCTGGTGGCTTCTTACATTGTCATATTATGTAATCTTAGGACACACTCCTCTCTAGGGAGACGCAAAGCTCTCTCCACCTGCAGCTCTCACATAATGGTCGTCGTTTTATTCTTTGTGCCCTGTATCTATATTTATGTTCTACCTGCAGGGAGTGAGAACAAGGATAAGGAAATCTCTGTGTTTTACACCGTGATTGCCCCCATGCTGAATCCTCTCATCTATACCCTGAGAAACATGGAGATGAAAATCGCCATGGGGAAGGTGTGGTCTAAAATGGCGCATTCAGAATTCAAGTCAATAGGCTGATTTTCATTGTGCATTCAATCCTGTGTCCCCAGAGCACTGATCATTTGTGATGATATTATAGAAAACATATAAGCAGTCTTTGGGGAGCTGGACTCAATAACCTCTGAAGTTATTATGAGCCAAAGAAGCCAGTCATGGTAATTCAGGTTGCAATCTGCACTTTGAAGGATCCAATTAGTTCCCGGTGTGAGCACTTGGATTTGAGAAACTCAAGAAATACCCTTCCACAGCACATCTCTGATCAAATCATTGCTCTCTCcaaaaaatgtatatggaacccTATTTTCCTTGGACCAAAATCTAGCCTTCTCACTTGTTTATCCTAAATCTCCCCATATTGGTTCATATCTAACTTGCTATTATCAGAGGTCATCTCATTGGAAGAAATATGGTGTTACAATGACAGGCTGTGAGGTAGGGGAGAGCTGGGGCACATAGTGACTCTGAAAGTTTTTATCTCTGGATCTTGGcaatttgatttaattatttgagggtCTATGAAATGGGTACTAGTATACCTCTTGAATATGTAAGATCACTTGGACTAACACATGTGAAGTTTTAACACAGTGTAAGGCACGTTGAAAAGTTccctcttttcctgtttttcctcctgtgtccctttgcCTGGATGCTTTCAACCAGCTACATTGGGTCCATAGACATTCTTCAAACACACTCTAGAATCTATCAGCTTTATGGCTGTATTTCAGCTATTTCCTCTGCTTAGGATTCCCCACCCCATGCTCCAGGGTCCGTGTTGTATCTATAATTCACACAGCTCATGTAGACCTATTCAGGAAGACTTGGCCGATACAACAGACCAGAAGTCCTTCTGATTCCTGCCCTGTTCTTTTGTTGCTATTCAGCAGTGTGTCTTCTCCCCTTCAAATAATCCTATGTCCTATATAAGTGTTTCTTCTTCTgaactgtgtttttttcttgtttgaatGAACAGGAAGATTATGTggtgtatctttatttttctttttatctttcttttttcctaacaATAAACTTGGGCAAATTAAGTTGTAAACAAATAGTAACTGAATTAAAGTCTAGggtaatatcttcttttttttttctctctctctcttttttttttttaactgtatgcATTGTTCGTACACATCTAGAACTTGTCCCTGTATCATGAACAATCAAGCATTAATAATAAATTACGTATATCAGAAAGCCTAAGGATTTAGCATATGTTCTCCATGTGCCTATTAGGGAGATAATGAAATTCAGCAACCACCAGACCTTTAGAAtattgttacttttttattttctgcattaaGGAAACACTGCTCTCTCAATCATTGTTTACCTCTTTGCCCATTGACTCACGTAACCCAATCTCAGCTCTGTGCTTCTGTTCATATTTATCTGGATAGTTCTCTCTGGCCAGAGACTTGCCTTTTCTCAGCAGAATGATCACATTGCTTCCACACAAACTTTGCTTGATTCAGTTGCTTCTGCCCCAGAGCCGAGGCAAAATGAAAGATAAGTCATGGAGATAGTAGTTATTGTCGTACTGGCTGACACCATTTGCTTGATGTTTCAATTCTCACAAACTTTCACATacataactattttttttccttctagagtCATGCAAGCCTCTAGAATATGATGGGAAATCATTTTGTCTATTCCATAGGAAGTAGTTTTGACAAGTTATTCATGGTTCTGTTTGATGGCTTAATGTAGACTCTTTCCAaactggtgggtttttttgttttgttttgttttgttttttagcatatAAATGCCATGTACCCTTGTGTCTGTGCATGTATTGTTTGGGGACTCTTGGGACTCTTGGAATTCTTCAGGACAGGTCAGGGAAATTCTCAACCCATTGGAATTAATGCCTGCAacaaattagggaaaaaaaaaaaaacaacttttgctctcatcttttcttctctttttccaaagGTCCACAAGATTTTATTGGCAAAATTAGATGCCATTATATAAAAAgctgagaaataaaatatagcaaattAAATTACTTAGCAATTTGTAGGGTATATTTTATCCATCTATGCaggaatttcttatttttaaagattttatttgtttatttgtcggggggctgggaagggagagcacaagcagggagaagagcaggcagaagcaggctaCTCATGAAGTGAGGAGCCttatgctggactcaatcccagaaccctgggatcatgatctgagccaaagtcagatgcttaaccaactgagccatctaggtgtcCCAATCTATATAGGAATTTACTGctaatttaaaaactcatttttaattagAGGAATACCTCTAATCTGCTAAGAAATCTGTTACATAGTTTCTTTCTTTGCACCCCAGTGTTATCAGAAGACACCAGGCTGGAAGAAGCTCAGATATCTTGGCAGGAGCCTAAGGGGAAGATAGGAGGCCCAAACTAGCTGTGGCTGAAAGAGTTTTATGTGACTTCTTGCCTCAGCACTCTCACCTGATCCTTCACCCTTGCTCAACCCTGTATTTGGCTTCAGGCTTCAGCCTTCCAATATGAGGGCTGATTTAGTTATTGTACTTAAATCATCCAGCAATGATATTTGGTAAAATCAAAATGCTCTTGAAAAGTTGATGATTTAGGTCCAGAGTGAAGGATGAAGTATTTGGAATTGATTGCTTGTAATATCTATTTTATGAGACACCATATTCATGTGGGTCTCTGGTGTTGACAGGAATACCAGAAGAGTTGAAGTCAGCCCCCACGATGGGCTATGTCAGAGGAGGATGGAAAGACTGTCTTCAACTCTGGGCCTCCACATTTCTGTCTAACTCCTATATCAGAGCCTTGATGGTTAGAATAAGTTCTCACATGCGGGTGATTCTGAGGGGTATGGTGTGCCAGGTTCATTATGGTGGCTAGAAATTTAAGGTCTCCGTTAGGAAGACCTGGTTAGGACCAggtagctgtgtgattttgagcaCATTTGACATGACATTCCTAGTTGAATTTATGGTGTATGGTGAATATCTTAATAGTCATTGGAATGGTTGCTTTTGTTTTGGGATTTTAGAATTAAAGGACTTTTTTAGAGGTGCTAAAGATTATGGCTAGTAAGAGGTTGTATCCAGTCTCTCTGAGTTTGAAGTCTCCAGTTGTTGAAAACTGTGTCCCTGACATGTCTATTAACAGCAGTAAAAGCTCTATTCTTACTCATTAAGTTAGTAAAAGAAGCATTGATGCTTCCTGGTTCTTCTTCCAGCCTGGTCTACCCATCGATGAGGAAGGGaggtggtaatggtggtgattTTCTCTGTGAAGGTAACTATTGGCTTGACTAGAACTTGTTTCCTGAGGAGCAAGGGTGTGCCCTGACATCACTTTTTCCTTGGAAGGAAAAACCTTGGAAGCTTTGAATGGCCTGCCTCCATTTAGGAAACATCCTCAAGGTCAGCCATTggtctctttctgcctctgcaaGGTTTTCTGATTGAATTCTCAAGCACTGTTCGCATATTATGCTCCTCAAATTCTTTATCTTTAGTGTTTTGCTTTCAGTAATATTATTTAGTTCTGTTCCCCCATCTTATAAATTCTATGATAAATTTATGAGATAACATAGGTATAATGCTTTAACTGTAACTTTACACATCacatattttaatgaaacaatgttttttttttcttccaaatgaaaAAGGTTCCTTACTGTTTTGAGACTTTCTTCAGAACTCCTTCTTTGCTTATTATTCTTTGTCAAGCTGCTTCTTGGTCCTCATGCAAATATGCTTTCCTCGGGCTCTTCGTTCAGTGCATCCAAATAAGCAAAGTATCATTAAATTCAGCTCTGAATCCAACTGCAGCGGTTTCACACCATAACAACAGGCCCATGAAAAGTAGGCTTCTGTCACTTGAGACTCCCAGAGTGCTTGACCTGTCCAGTTTGCTGAGATGCCTCCCCCATGTGTCCCATCCAAGTGGGTACATGTTGTGAGAAGTCTGGCCTCagagtttttggtttttgactCTAAAATAGCTCTATGATCTCACTTTAAGTGCACCTAtgattatttttccctccttgaACTTACTTCGGTCATTGGCTCTTTGAAATTTATTACAAGCAAGGTCGTGTGCTTTACATGTGAGCCATATGCTCATGGAAAGCATTTCTTCCCAAGACCATGTATGAAGCCATAGCTAATGATGTTCTGTCTACATCTAATTCATGATGACTTGGTGTTATTCATGCAGTTTTATGGTATTGCAAATAAATATCTAGAGGTAGAATTGCTAAACaataacttatttattatttatttatttatttatttgagagggagagatggagggagagagacagagagaatgggtgggtgggggaggaacagagggaaaggagagaagcagactctgtacagagcagagcctaatgtggggcttgatcccagaactctgagatgatgacttgaactgaaaccaagagtgggaggctCAACGAACTGaaccaccctggcacccctggaAAATAGCTTATACTTAACTTGAATAGATATCATCAACCTGGATTTCAAATTTTTGTACAAATTGACACTACTTTTCAGCAATGTATGAATTCCATTCCTCCTATTGTTAAtttgtaggtttttttctctgttttctcttgatAGATCTTGATGATGTTTTATGAGTTTTATTAAATCTTTTGGAGAATTAACCTTTAGCTTTTTTGCTATTCTTTATTTAAGACTGCTAGTTATGTCAGTGATTTCTTTCCTGGAATGTAAACCAGTACATTAAAGGGAGAtgcataataaattataataaaacgTAAGGCAagatctttgtgaccttggattagaaaaataattatttaacatgATAATAATGGTGTagtccatattaaaaaaaagatcaaatgcacttcatcaaaattagaacTTTTTCAGAAGAACACGTTTATGATGAGGGGCAAATTcaaggatgaggatgaggatgatgagGATGTTAATGGAACAGCTGTATATGTCTCTAACAGGAGTCCTGGAGTGTGTCTGTCAGGGGAGGATACACAAGCAAGATATGACCATCTATCTTCTCTGTGGATTGATACAGGCTTGCTGGAGTAAAGCTTGGTCAACATCGGGCAGTGTGCTGAGATGGACAAGCTGGAAAATCATCAAGCTTTGATACCCTCTGTGCTGAAGGGCTATGTACAGGAGAAAAGCTTTTgcctttttcccttctctgttcttTGGCTGATCTAACAATGAaattgacaaaagacagattaataggagaaaaacaactttAATTCCGTATGTACGGgaaccccaaagaaatgaaactcCCTGACAGTCAGGCAACTGAGGTTTATATGCtatcctgagctaaggagaagAGAGTAAGGATGCAATGGGCCACAGAGAGGAATTTGAACAAGCAAGCCCTGCAGAGTCCCCCCCAGTTTACTATGTCCACCCCACACTCTTTGTAGGTATCTCTGGTGGTACTTCTCTTCCTGACCCAGGTCTTCTGTCTAAATCCTTTCAGGCAGTTAGTGGGGAAGAAATCAACTCCTCTTGAATCCTTTGGGTCTGATTGTTTTCAGT is a window from the Ursus arctos isolate Adak ecotype North America unplaced genomic scaffold, UrsArc2.0 scaffold_23, whole genome shotgun sequence genome containing:
- the LOC113246398 gene encoding olfactory receptor 4P4-like yields the protein MENQNNVTEFVFMGLWGNRQLELLFLVLFLLCYLAVLMGNFIILLTITCSHLIEQPMYYFLCHLSLMDLCYTSTVVPRLIRDLGAARKNISYNNCMTQLFTAHMLGGVEIFILVSMALDRYVAIVKPLHYMVIMNRRRCNMLIFVAWGAGFWHSVSLLLVVLSLPFCGPNQIDHYVCDVKPLLKLVCKDIHVVNILVIANSGMVAVVIFLVLVASYIVILCNLRTHSSLGRRKALSTCSSHIMVVVLFFVPCIYIYVLPAGSENKDKEISVFYTVIAPMLNPLIYTLRNMEMKIAMGKVWSKMAHSEFKSIG